From Salvia splendens isolate huo1 chromosome 3, SspV2, whole genome shotgun sequence, a single genomic window includes:
- the LOC121797130 gene encoding proteasome subunit beta type-7-A-like: MSRFEESAPARGGFSYDLCKRNEMLMQKGLKPSSYLKTGTTIVGLVFQDGVILGADTRATEGPIVADKNCEKIHYMAPNIYCCGAGTAADTEAVTDMVSSQLKLHRFHTGRESRVVTALTLLKSHLFSYQGHVSAALVLGGVDVTGPHLHTIYPHGSTDTLPFATMGSGSLAAMAIFESKYREGLTRDEGVKLVAEAICSGIFNDLGSGSNVDVCVITKGKREYLRNYMLPNPRTYVSEKGYSFSKKTEVLLTKITPLRELVEVIEGGDAMEE, encoded by the exons ATGTCGAGATTCGAGGAATCGGCTCCTGCTAGGGGAGGATTTTCTTACGATTTGTGCAAGAGAAACGAGATGCTTATGCAAAAGGGTTTGAAGCCATCCTCGTATCTGAAGACCGGAACTACGATTGTTGGGTTGGTTTTTCAG GATGGTGTCATTCTTGGAGCTGACACGCGAGCCACTGAAGGCCCCATTGTTGCTGATAAGAATTGCGAGAAGATCCACTATATGGCTCCAAATATATACTGTTGTGGAGCTGGTACGGCTGCCGATACAGAAGCTGTTACAg ACATGGTTAGCTCTCAGCTGAAGCTGCACCGGTTTCATACTGGCCGTGAATCCAGGGTTGTGACTGCTCTAACTCTTCTGAAGTCTCATCTTTTTAG TTATCAAGGACATGTATCAGCTGCCTTGGTGCTTGGTGGAGTGGATGTGACAGGTCCTCACTTGCATACT ATTTATCCACATGGTTCTACAGATACTCTACCATTTGCCACTATGGGTTCTGGATCACTTGCTGCAATGGCTATTTTTGAATCAAAATACCGTGAAGGGCTCACT AGGGATGAAGGAGTAAAACTAGTGGCTGAAGCAATTTGCTCTGGTATATTCAATGATCTGGGAAGTGGAAGCAATGTGGATGTCTGTGTCATAACAAAG GGGAAGCGAGAGTACTTGAGAAATTATATGTTGCCGAACCCTCGTACATATGTCAGTGAGAAGGGATACTCTTTTTCCAAGAAGACTG AGGTGTTACTGACAAAGATCACACCATTGAGAGAGCTGGTGGAAGTGATTGAAGGGGGAGATGCTATGGAAGAATGA
- the LOC121794512 gene encoding paramyosin-like, with translation MATFGDDENDTVLSDVEADDPVPIVIQNPEDVSVEKLKEILAELDRERAAREAAQNAKNDLQVSFNRLKALCHEAIKKRDECSRQRDEALRDKEEALKNLERVGGDLSEEVKLKEEISRQKDEVSLQLEEVGKARDSVQVEMEKGSSMLVSGIEKISRKVSSYKDFGANGLPKSNKYSGLPAVAYGVIKRTNEIVEELLKQVESSIKGRNEARELVEQRNYEIAIEVSQLEAAISGLREEVAKKSEEIETLKKSLLEKDGKVAELERESVEKQEDMEGELSRLRLLISDYESKMEMQRPLLIDQLNYVTRLHEEMCKAMEIVDANKSSELSESLFLAQETNMEENIRASLEGMESVYELSKIVVEKTKDQVEDRTCEVKKLNETVSQLINEKEQIGSLLRSTLAQRMSVDMSSKTNKLFKVAENGLKEAGIDYKFSKFDASKGKAGPDDTDDNEVYALASALENIIKQSQIEIIELKHSVEELRAESISYKECVDAQAKELIQWKQRVEELEEKERVANENVEGLMMDIAGAEEEIMRWKVAAQQEADAGKAVEQEYISQLASVRQELEEARQAVIESKKKLKFKEETAEAAMAARDAAEKSLRLADTRASRLRDRVEELTRQLDELDTREASRTTSLNRPRYVCWPWQWLGLDYVGSHRSELPEQTANEMELSEPLI, from the exons ATGGCAACCTTCGGCGACGATGAAAACGACACCGTATTGAGCGATGTTGAGGCCGATGATCCAGTCCCTATTGTAATTCAAAACCCTGAGGATGTATCCGTCGAGAAGCTTAAGGAAATTCTGGCGGAGCTCGATCGTGAGAGAGCTGCTCGTGAGGCGGCTCAGAATGCGAAAAATGATTTGCAAGTTTCGTTCAATAGGCTTAAAGCGCTGTGTCACGAGGCGATCAAGAAACGGGATGAGTGTTCGCGGCAGCGGGATGAGGCCTTGCGCGACAAGGAGGAAGCTCTTAAGAACTTGGAGAGGGTCGGTGGGGATCTGAGTGAGGAGGTTAAGTTAAAAGAAGAGATAAGCAGGCAAAAAGATGAGGTTTCGTTGCAGCTGGAGGAGGTGGGCAAGGCGAGGGATTCGGTGCAGGTGGAAATGGAGAAAGGATCATCGATGCTGGTCAGTGGGATTGAGAAGATATCTAGGAAAGTGAGTAGCTACAAGGACTTTGGAGCAAACGGTTTGCCAAAGTCTAATAAGTACTCGGGATTGCCAGCAGTTGCCTATGGTGTGATTAAAAGGACCAATGAGATTGTGGAGGAGCTTCTGAAACAGGTTGAGTCGAGTATCAAGGGGAGGAATGAGGCCCGGGAGTTGGTTGAACAGAGGAATTATGAGATTGCCATTGAGGTTTCTCAACTTGAGGCAGCTATTAGTGGGTTAAGGGAAGAAGTGGCAAAGAAAAGTGAGGAGATCGAGACTCTGAAAAAGTCCCTACTTGAGAAGGATGGAAAAGTTGCAGAATTAGAAAGAGAGTCTGTGGAAAAACAGGAAGACATGGAAGGTGAACTTTCAAGGTTGAGGCTATTAATTTCTGACTATGAGTCGAAGATGGAGATGCAAAGGCCTTTGCTGATTGATCAACTGAATTATGTAACAAGACTGCATGAAGAAATGTGCAAAGCTATGGAGATTGTTGATGCTAACAAATCCTCAGAATTGTCAGAGTCCTTGTTCCTTGCTCAAGAAACAAATATGGAGGAAAATATAAGGGCATCTTTAGAGGGGATGGAATCTGTGTATGAGTTGAGTAAAATTGTTGTTGAGAAAACGAAGGACCAGGTGGAGGATAGAACTTGTGAGGTGAAAAAACTAAATGAAACTGTTTCACAGCTGATAAATGAGAAAGAGCAAATTGGGTCTCTATTGAGAAGTACTTTGGCTCAGAGGATGTCAGTGGATATGTCCTCCAAAACCaacaaattatttaaagtaGCAGAAAATGGTTTAAAAGAGGCTGGGATCGACTATAAGTTCAGCAAATTTGATGCATCCAAAGGTAAAGCGGGTCCTGATGACACAGACGACAATGAAGTTTATGCTCTG GCCAGTGCACTGGAGAACATAATCAAGCAGTCTCAGATTGAGATCATAGAGCTAAAACATTCAGTGGAGGAACTAAG GGCAGAGTCAATTTCATATAAGGAGTGTGTTGATGCCCAAGCTAAGGAACTGATTCAGTGGAAGCAACGTGTAGAAGAGCttgaagagaaagaaagagtgGCTAATGAAAAT GTTGAGGGGCTTATGATGGATATTGCTGGAGCTGAAGAAGAAATCATGAGATGGAAGGTAGCAGCACAACAAGAAGCGGATGCAGGAAAAGCAGTTGAACAAGAGTATATATCACAA CTGGCATCGGTGCGCCAGGAACTTGAAGAAGCTAGGCAAGCTGTAATAGAGTCAAAGAAAAAGCTTAAATTTAAAGAAGAAACCGCAGAAGCGGCAATGGCAGCAAGAGATGCTGCTGAAAAGTCATTGAGATTGGCAGATACAAGGGCGTCCAGGCTGAGAGATCGTGTGGAAGAGCTCACTCGTCAACTTGATGAACTTGATACGCGGGAAGCCTCAAGAACCACCAGTCTGAATAGGCCGAGATATGTCTGCTGGCCATGGCAATGGCTTGGCTTGGATTACGTAGGATCCCATCGGTCTGAACTGCCGGAACAAACTGCCAACGAAATGGAACTTTCTGAACCTCTTATTTGA
- the LOC121795041 gene encoding uncharacterized protein LOC121795041, with protein sequence MAPFVAELPHQESRPHSDSHTRPQHGRGGRHPGFIHPPTSQRTRPLTWLVAAFCMLFWILVIVGGLIVLIVYLVFRPRSPWFDISTATINAAYLDMGYLLNADVTVLANFSNPNSKVKVDFSYVILDLYYDNNYLTTSYIKPFAVMRGESRFADVHMVGSQVKLSSKHSMQLQKQIEEGRVNLEIKGLFRARSKLGGIFHYSYWMYAHCQLVVTGPPTGVLLTKKCVTKR encoded by the coding sequence ATGGCACCCTTTGTCGCTGAGTTACCGCACCAAGAATCCAGACCCCATTCCGATTCTCATACGCGTCCTCAGCACGGAAGAGGCGGCCGCCACCCTGGTTTCATCCACCCCCCAACATCCCAACGGACCAGGCCGTTAACCTGGCTGGTGGCAGCATTCTGTATGCTCTTCTGGATATTGGTGATTGTGGGAGGCCTGATCGTCCTCATAGTGTACTTGGTGTTCCGGCCGCGCAGCCCTTGGTTTGACATCTCAACTGCCACCATCAACGCGGCATACCTAGACATGGGCTACCTGCTGAATGCGGACGTGACGGTGCTGGCCAACTTCAGCAATCCCAACAGCAAGGTGAAGGTGGATTTCAGCTACGTGATCTTGGATCTATATTATGACAACAACTACCTTACCACGAGTTACATCAAGCCGTTTGCGGTGATGAGGGGCGAGTCGAGGTTTGCCGACGTGCACATGGTGGGTAGCCAGGTGAAGCTGTCGAGTAAGCATAGCATGCAGCTGCAGAAACAGATAGAAGAAGGAAGAGTGAACCTTGAGATTAAAGGATTGTTTAGAGCTAGGTCTAAATTAGGAGGCATTTTCCACTACTCCTATTGGATGTATGCGCATTGCCAACTCGTCGTCACCGGCCCTCCCACCGGAGTTTTGCTCACAAAAAAGTGCGTTACTAAGAGGTGA